A single region of the Vicia villosa cultivar HV-30 ecotype Madison, WI linkage group LG4, Vvil1.0, whole genome shotgun sequence genome encodes:
- the LOC131599687 gene encoding protein TPR1-like: MAALNKEMMLLVIQYLGEENLKETMHKMEQESGLFFNLKYFEEKILAGELDEAEKYLGGFTRISESRNSMKMFFEIRKQKYFEALDKHDKATAVDILVKDLKIFSTSNGDLYKEITHLITLNNFREKEELSQYGDTKATRTILMGELKKLIDTNPSLKDKLEFPTIQPSRLRQLVNQSLNWQHQLCRFPSPHPDIKTLFTDHFCLVPRINEPCSPTLALRPAADGPSHLSFAVAPLRLVPTAPTANSVAAWLANANPSSSSQSPAAVAGSSLPGPSNGVSLLQYSRTLPNLTLVDHQSPDLDPRMRLFPNNNSLQAVQAAYTFTSPPMPKWFDELPRTVFCKLHQGSTVTSMEFHPSRHSILAVGCVNGEISLWETKLREMMITRPFKIWKLSNCSVQFQAASLKELMISVNRVSWSPDASFIGIAFAKHLVHLYSYQVPNGLQQQLEIDAHDGAVNDIAFTCPENQLCIVTCGDDKLIKVWDLDGHKIHHLEGHVAPVCSLLPRSKENIQFLFSTSADGKVRAWMYDDKSFHLEYDAPGKCPTTLIYSADGTRLFSCGTSNDGDIFLVEWNENDGSVKRTYSGLTNKAAGPVQFDAAKNRFLAAGADSQIKFWDVDSTNVLIEINADGGLSNLPRLKFNKKGNLLAVSTADGGVKILANADGFKSMRHVDASDPKGGVNVIIARNMEINRSFETIHSLQCQIVTMPERVVPNKKAIRLLYTNDGACLLALGSRGSKKLWKWTPDESNPTGKATASVVPVHWTPINGIRLTDEFPTTCDSSTPCLDISKNDNYAIASYGGEVALFNMVSFRVLCRFEGPPPAATFLAFNPQDNNIIAVGMENSEIHIFNVRSDERVSKLKGHCKYITGIAFSLRLSIMVSSGADSKVVSWFTGPWFKKKSVILQMPGGGHAHLGETKVQFHIDQTKLLVCHDSQIAIYDASKMELIHQWPPQDGLSGTITSAAYNCNGQIIYATFSDGNIGIFDAENLHLRYRIDSSAYLSPSNSQNIYPIVVAAHPEKPYQLAIGLNDGYVKVIEPINSAGWLKQKVSVVKMDIV, encoded by the exons ATGGCGGCTTTGAACAAGGAAATGATGCTGCTCGTGATACAATATCTTGGTGAAGAGAATTTGAAGGAAACCATGCACAA GATGGAGCAAGAATCTGGTCTGTTCTTCAATTTGAAGTATTTTGAAGAGAAGATCCTTGCTGGAGAATTGGATGAAGCTGAGAAGTACCTTGGTGGCTTTACGAGAATCAGTGAAAGCCGTAACTCTATGAAAATGTTCTTCGAGATCAGGAAGCAAAAGTATTTTGAAGCCTTGGACAA GCATGACAAAGCGACGGCGGTTGATATTCTGGTGAAagatttgaaaatcttttcaacATCTAATGGTGATTTGTACAAAGAAATAACGCATCTCATTACTCTTAACAACTTTAG GGAGAAAGAAGAACTATCACAGTATGGAGATACTAAAGCAACTAGAACCATATTGATGGGAGAGCTCAAAAAACTGATAGACACTAATCCTAGCCTCAAAGACAAGCTTGAGTTTCCTACCATTCAGCCATCGCGGTTGCGAcaattggttaatcaaag TTTGAATTGGCAGCATCAGCTGTGCAGGTTTCCAAGTCCACATCCGGATATTAAAACTTTGTTTACCGACCATTTTTGTTTGGTGCCTCGAATAAATGAACCTTGCTCGCCTACTTTGGCTTTGCGTCCTGCTGCAGATGGTCCGAGTCATCTCTCTTTTGCAGTTGCG CCGCTTCGTCTAGTCCCTACAGCTCCTACTGCTAATTCTGTAGCTGCATGGTTGGCGAATGCAAACCCTTCCTCATCATCTCAATCACCTGCTGCGGTCGCAGGTTCCTCGTTACCTGGTCCATCAAACGGAG TCTCCCTTTTGCAATATTCAAGAACACTACCTAATCTTACACTTGTAGATCACCAAAGTCCCGATCTTGATCCACGAATGAGATTGTTTCCAAATAACAACTCTTTACAGGCCGTGCAGGCCGCATATACCTTTACATCTCCACCAATGCCTAAGTGGTTTGACGAACTTCCTAGAACCGTGTTTTGCAAGTTACATCAGGGATCAACTGTGACAAGCATGGAGTTTCATCCTTCTCGTCATTCGATACTAGCTG TTGGTTGTGTAAATGGTGAAATTTCACTTTGGGAAACAAAGCTGAGAGAGATGATGATAACTAGGCCTTTCAAAATTTGGAAACTTTCTAATTGTTCGGTCCAATTTCAG GCTGCGAGTTTGAAAGAATTGATGATATCCGTCAACCGTGTATCTTGGAGCCCGGACGCGAGTTTTATCG gGATTGCTTTTGCCAAACATTTGGTTCATTTGTATTCGTATCAAGTTCCTAATGGCCTACAGCAACAATTGGAG ATCGATGCTCATGATGGCGCGGTTAATGACATAGCTTTTACATGTCCGGAAAATCAGCTATGCATTGTAACATGTGGAGATGATAAACTAATTaag GTATGGGATTTGGATGGACATAAGATTCATCACTTGGAAGGTCATGTAGCACCTGTTTGTTCGCTTCTTCCTCGCTCGAAGGAAAATATTCAG TTTTTATTTTCGACTTCGGCTGACGGGAAAGTTAGGGCTTGGATGTATGATGACAAGAGTTTCCATCTGGAGTACGACGCTCCCGGAAAATGTCCCACCACACTGATCTACAGTGCTGATGGAACTAG ACTGTTTTCTTGCGGAACAAGTAATGACGGAGATATCTTCTTAGTTGAGTGGAATGAAAATGACGGATCGGTAAAAAGAACATATTCTGGACTTACAAACAAAGCTGCCGGTCCTGTGCAATTCGATGCTGCAAAGAATCGGTTTCTGGCTGCTGGTGCAGACAGCCAGATTAAGTTTTGGGATGTGGATAGTACCAATGTTCTGATTGAAATAAATGCTGACGGCGGTCTTTCT AATCTTCCTCGCTTGAAGTTCAATAAAAAAGGAAATCTGCTTGCTGTTAGTACCGCGGATGGTGGTGTTAAAATTCTTGCGAACGCAGACGGTTTCAAATCCATGAGGCACGTCGATGCTTCTGATCCAAAG GGTGGAGTAAATGTTATTATTGCTAGAAACATGGAGATTAACAGAAGCTTTGAAACCATTCACTCTCTTCAGTGTCAAATAGTTACTATGCCGGAGAGAGTGGTTCCGAATAAGAAG GCTATTCGTCTTCTTTACACAAACGATGGAGCTTGTCTTCTAGCTCTTGGTTCAAGAGGGAGTAAGAAGCTGTGGAAATGGACCCCCGATGAATCGAATCCTACGGGAAAG GCGACGGCAAGTGTTGTTCCTGTACATTGGACACCGATTAATGGTATTCGTTTGACTGATGAGTTCCCGACCACTTGTGATTCGTCAACGCCATGTCTAGACATCTCAAAGAATGATAACTATGCCATTGCTTCATATGGAGGAGAAGTTGCATTGTTCAACATGGTGTCTTTTCGG GTTTTGTGTCGTTTTGAGGGACCTCCACCAGCTGCAACGTTTCTCGCGTTTAATCCTCAAGACAATAACATCATCGCAGTTGGAATGGAAAACTCGGAGATTCATATTTTTAATGTTAGGTCCGATGAg CGTGTATCTAAATTGAAGGGTCACTGTAAGTACATTACTGGTATAGCTTTTTCGCTTCGATTGAGTATAATGGTTTCTTCGGGCGCTGATTCTAAG GTTGTGTCATGGTTCACGGGACCATGGTTTAAGAAGAAATCGGTGATACTCCAAATGCCGGGTGGAGGACATGCGCATTTAGGCGAGACTAAAGTTCAATTTCACATTGATCAAACAAAGTTGCTGGTATGCCATGACTCGCAGATAGCAATATATGATGCCTCAAAAATGGAATTGATTCATCAG TGGCCGCCACAAGATGGATTGTCTGGTACTATAACCTCTGCAGCATACAACTGCAATGGACAAATAATTTATGCTACTTTCAGTGATGGGAACATTGGAATATTTGATGCTGAAAATCTCCATCTAAGATATCGGATCGATTCATCTGCATACCTATctccatcaaacag CCAAAATATATACCCTATTGTTGTCGCAGCACATCCAGAAAAGCCATATCAACTTGCAATTGGACTGAATGACGGGTATGTTAAGGTTATTGAGCCTATCAACTCAGCAGGATGGTTGAAACAGAAAGTGTCTGTTGTTAAAATGGATATCGTCTGA